In one Denitratisoma sp. genomic region, the following are encoded:
- a CDS encoding hydrolase, which yields MLIERDQSALLVVDIQERLLPHIHEGQAVLDNAVWLVKVAQRLGVPVMVSEQYPKGIGPTVAVLRGLTSPGSVAEKLHFSCVAAKCLERLPGADRPQVVVAGTESHVCVLQTVLDLRGRGREVFVVADAVGSRKPSDKELALARMRSHGIHIVSREMVAFEWLKQAGTDEFREISREFLK from the coding sequence ATGCTGATCGAGCGCGACCAGTCCGCCCTGCTGGTGGTGGACATCCAGGAGCGCCTGCTGCCGCACATTCACGAGGGGCAGGCGGTGCTCGACAACGCCGTCTGGCTGGTGAAGGTGGCGCAGCGCCTCGGCGTGCCGGTGATGGTCTCGGAGCAGTACCCGAAGGGCATCGGCCCCACCGTCGCCGTCCTGCGGGGACTGACTTCTCCCGGGAGCGTCGCCGAGAAGCTGCATTTCTCCTGCGTCGCGGCGAAGTGCCTGGAGCGCCTGCCGGGCGCCGACCGGCCCCAGGTGGTGGTGGCCGGCACCGAGTCCCACGTCTGCGTGCTGCAGACCGTGCTCGACCTGCGCGGGCGGGGGCGCGAGGTCTTCGTCGTCGCCGATGCCGTCGGTTCGCGCAAGCCATCCGACAAGGAGCTGGCCCTGGCGCGCATGCGCAGCCACGGCATCCACATCGTCTCCCGCGAGATGGTCGCTTTCGAGTGGCTGAAGCAGGCCGGGACCGACGAATTCCGCGAGATCAGCCGGGAATTCCTCAAGTAG
- a CDS encoding CTP synthase, with product MTKYVFVTGGVVSSLGKGIAAASLGAILESRGIKVTHLKLDPYINVDPGTMSPFQHGEVFVTEDGAETDLDLGHYERFTRAKMGKRNNFTTGQIYESVIKKERRGDYLGRTVQVIPHITDEIKLHIKNGAQGADVAIVEVGGTVGDIESLPFLEAIRQMGIEEGRQNTCFIHLTLLPYIATAGELKTKPTQHSVKELREIGIQPDVLLCRADRPVPDDERRKIALFTNVAHEAVISVVDSDSIYKIPAMLHDQMLDEIVCHKLNILARAADLSVWNKLIDALEHPERSVNIAFVGKYVDLTESYKSLSEALIHAGIHTRSKIAIHYLDSEAIERDGTDALAGMDAILVPGGFGKRGVEGKIAAIRYARENKVPYLGICLGMQLAVIEFARDVAGMEGAHSTEFDPDTPHPVIALITEWLDREGRVEKRDADADLGGTMRLGGQACALAADSLARKVYGADTIVERHRHRYEVNNIYLNRLQQAGLKVSGKSEDGRLCEMVELPDHPWFIGCQFHPEFTSSPRAGHPLFTAFVRAALAHQESGKGAPVTPIRQAAS from the coding sequence ATGACCAAGTACGTCTTCGTTACAGGCGGTGTCGTGTCCTCTCTGGGCAAGGGCATCGCCGCCGCCTCGCTCGGCGCCATCCTCGAATCCCGCGGCATCAAGGTCACCCACCTCAAGCTCGACCCGTACATCAACGTCGATCCGGGAACGATGAGCCCGTTCCAGCACGGCGAGGTGTTCGTCACCGAGGACGGGGCGGAGACCGACCTCGACCTGGGCCACTACGAGCGCTTCACGCGCGCCAAGATGGGCAAGCGCAACAACTTCACCACCGGCCAGATCTACGAGTCGGTGATCAAGAAGGAGCGCCGCGGCGACTACCTCGGCCGCACCGTGCAGGTCATCCCGCACATCACCGACGAGATCAAGCTGCACATCAAGAACGGCGCCCAGGGCGCCGACGTCGCCATCGTCGAGGTSGGCGGYACKGTSGGCGACATYGAGTCGCTKCCCTTCCTSGARGCGATCCGCCAGATGGGCATCGAGGAGGGCCGCCAGAACACCTGCTTCATCCACCTCACGCTGCTGCCCTACATCGCCACCGCCGGCGAGCTGAAAACCAAGCCGACGCAGCACTCCGTCAAGGAGCTGCGCGAGATCGGCATCCAGCCCGACGTGCTGCTGTGCCGCGCCGACCGCCCGGTGCCAGACGACGAGCGGCGCAAGATCGCCCTGTTCACCAACGTCGCGCACGAGGCGGTGATCTCGGTGGTGGACTCCGACAGCATCTACAAGATCCCGGCCATGCTGCACGACCAGATGCTCGACGAGATCGTCTGCCACAAGCTGAACATCCTGGCGCGCGCCGCCGACCTCTCGGTGTGGAACAAACTGATCGACGCCCTGGAGCACCCCGAGCGCAGCGTGAACATCGCCTTCGTCGGCAAGTACGTCGACCTCACCGAGTCCTACAAGTCGCTGTCGGAGGCTCTCATTCACGCCGGCATCCATACGCGCAGCAAGATCGCCATCCACTACCTCGATTCGGAGGCCATCGAGCGCGACGGCACGGATGCGCTGGCCGGCATGGACGCCATCCTCGTGCCGGGCGGCTTCGGCAAGCGCGGCGTCGAGGGCAAGATCGCCGCCATCCGCTACGCCCGCGAGAACAAGGTGCCGTATCTGGGCATCTGCCTCGGCATGCAGCTCGCCGTCATCGAGTTCGCCCGCGATGTGGCCGGCATGGAGGGCGCCCACAGCACCGAATTCGATCCCGACACGCCGCACCCGGTCATCGCCCTCATCACCGAGTGGCTTGACCGCGAGGGCCGGGTGGAGAAGCGCGACGCCGACGCCGACCTTGGCGGCACCATGCGCCTGGGCGGTCAGGCTTGCGCGCTGGCGGCCGATTCGCTGGCGCGCAAGGTGTACGGCGCCGACACCATCGTCGAGCGGCACCGCCACCGCTACGAGGTGAACAACATCTACCTGAACCGCCTGCAGCAGGCCGGCCTCAAGGTGAGCGGCAAGTCCGAGGACGGCCGCCTGTGCGAGATGGTCGAGTTGCCCGACCACCCCTGGTTCATCGGCTGCCAGTTCCATCCCGAATTCACGTCTTCGCCGCGCGCCGGGCACCCGCTGTTCACCGCCTTCGTGCGCGCCGCCTTGGCTCACCAGGAAAGCGGCAAGGGCGCGCCGGTGACGCCGATCCGGCAGGCCGCGTCGTGA
- the kdsA gene encoding 3-deoxy-8-phosphooctulonate synthase, translated as MKLCGFDAGLQHPLFLIAGPCVIESRELAVEVAGRLKEVCAALGIPFIFKSSYDKANRSSGRSYRGLGMEKGLEILADVKKTVGVPVLTDVHDQSEIAAVAAVVDVLQTPAFLCRQTDFIQAVAASGKPANIKKGQFLAPHDMQHVVAKAKEAIREKAGGAEANTDTILVCERGASFGYNNLVSDMRSLAILRETGCPVVYDATHSVQLPGGQGASSGGQREFVPVLARAAVAVGVAGLFMETHPHPEKALSDGPNSWPLAKMQDLLATLRDIDALVKQRGFMESGL; from the coding sequence GTGAAGCTCTGTGGATTCGATGCCGGCCTCCAGCACCCGCTGTTCCTGATCGCCGGCCCCTGCGTCATCGAGTCGCGCGAACTGGCCGTTGAAGTTGCCGGCCGGCTCAAGGAAGTCTGCGCCGCGCTGGGCATCCCCTTCATCTTCAAGTCCTCCTACGACAAGGCCAACCGCAGCTCGGGCAGGTCCTATCGCGGCCTGGGCATGGAGAAGGGCCTGGAGATTCTCGCCGACGTGAAGAAGACCGTCGGCGTGCCGGTGCTGACGGACGTGCATGACCAGTCCGAGATCGCCGCCGTCGCCGCCGTGGTTGACGTGCTGCAGACGCCGGCCTTCCTCTGCCGCCAGACCGATTTCATCCAGGCCGTTGCCGCCTCGGGCAAACCGGCCAACATCAAGAAGGGCCAGTTCCTCGCCCCGCACGACATGCAGCACGTCGTCGCCAAGGCGAAAGAGGCAATAAGGGAAAAAGCGGGCGGCGCCGAAGCAAATACAGATACGATTCTTGTCTGCGAGCGCGGCGCCTCCTTCGGCTACAACAACCTCGTTTCCGACATGCGCAGCCTCGCCATCCTGCGCGAGACCGGCTGCCCGGTGGTCTACGACGCTACCCACTCCGTGCAGCTGCCGGGCGGGCAGGGCGCCTCCTCGGGAGGACAGCGCGAGTTCGTGCCGGTGCTGGCGCGCGCGGCGGTGGCCGTCGGCGTCGCCGGCCTGTTCATGGAAACCCATCCGCACCCGGAAAAGGCGCTCTCCGACGGGCCGAATTCCTGGCCGCTGGCGAAGATGCAGGACCTGCTCGCCACGCTGCGCGACATCGACGCGCTGGTGAAGCAGCGCGGCTTCATGGAGAGCGGACTATGA
- a CDS encoding DUF1330 domain-containing protein, which produces MSKAYIIAQATVTNPEQYEGYKALAGAAVSQYGGKYVVRGGATHLLEGDWAPPRLVILEFESVEQAKRFYDSPEYRAAREQRQDAAQMNMLVVEGL; this is translated from the coding sequence ATGAGCAAGGCCTACATCATCGCCCAGGCGACCGTGACGAATCCCGAGCAGTACGAGGGCTACAAGGCGCTCGCCGGCGCCGCCGTGTCGCAATACGGCGGCAAATACGTTGTGCGCGGCGGCGCCACGCATCTCCTCGAGGGCGACTGGGCACCGCCGCGCCTGGTGATCCTCGAGTTCGAATCCGTCGAGCAGGCGAAGCGCTTCTACGATTCGCCGGAATACCGCGCCGCGCGCGAACAGCGCCAGGACGCGGCACAGATGAACATGCTTGTTGTCGAAGGTCTTTAG
- the eno gene encoding phosphopyruvate hydratase: MSAIVDVVAREILDSRGNPTVEADVLLESGIMGRAAVPSGASTGSREAIELRDGDAGRYLGKGVLQAVENVNTEISEAIIGLDAEEQAFIDKTLIELDGTDNKSRLGANAMLAVSMAVAKAAAEEAGLPLYRYFGGMGPMQMPVPMMNVINGGAHANNSLDIQECMIMPVGAQSFREALRCGAEVFHALKKLIDKRGFPTSVGDEGGFAPNVSGTEEALNLILEAVSNAGYEPGQDVLLALDCAASEFYKDGKYELAGEKLTLGAGQFVDYLATLADKFPIVSIEDGMAESDWEGWKLLTDRLGRKIQIVGDDLFVTNTKILREGIAQGIANSILIKINQIGTLTETFAAVELAKRSGYTSVISHRSGETEDSTIADIAVGLNALQIKTGSLSRSDRIAKYNQLLRIEEDLGDTVSYPGRNAFYNLRK; encoded by the coding sequence ATGAGTGCAATCGTTGATGTCGTCGCCCGCGAGATACTGGACTCGCGCGGCAACCCCACCGTCGAGGCCGACGTCCTGCTGGAATCGGGCATCATGGGCCGCGCCGCCGTGCCCTCGGGCGCCTCCACCGGCTCGCGCGAGGCGATAGAACTGCGCGACGGCGACGCCGGCCGCTACCTCGGCAAGGGCGTGTTGCAGGCCGTCGAGAACGTTAACACCGAGATATCGGAAGCCATCATCGGCCTCGACGCCGAGGAGCAGGCCTTCATCGACAAGACCCTGATCGAGCTCGACGGCACCGACAACAAGTCTCGCCTCGGCGCCAACGCCATGCTGGCCGTCTCCATGGCGGTGGCCAAGGCAGCGGCGGAGGAGGCCGGCCTGCCGCTCTATCGCTACTTCGGCGGCATGGGCCCGATGCAGATGCCGGTGCCGATGATGAACGTCATCAACGGCGGCGCCCACGCCAACAACAGCCTGGACATCCAGGAATGCATGATCATGCCGGTCGGCGCGCAGAGCTTCCGCGAGGCGCTGCGCTGCGGCGCGGAAGTCTTTCATGCCCTGAAGAAGCTCATCGACAAGCGCGGCTTCCCGACCTCGGTCGGCGACGAGGGCGGCTTCGCCCCCAACGTTTCCGGCACCGAGGAGGCCCTCAACCTGATCCTGGAGGCCGTATCCAACGCCGGCTACGAGCCCGGGCAGGACGTGCTGCTGGCGCTCGACTGCGCCGCCTCCGAGTTCTACAAGGACGGCAAGTACGAGCTCGCCGGCGAAAAGCTCACGCTGGGCGCCGGCCAGTTCGTCGATTACCTGGCGACGCTGGCCGACAAGTTCCCCATCGTCAGCATCGAGGACGGCATGGCGGAGAGCGACTGGGAGGGCTGGAAACTGCTCACCGACCGTCTGGGCCGCAAGATCCAGATCGTCGGCGACGACCTCTTCGTCACCAACACCAAGATCCTGCGCGAGGGTATCGCCCAGGGCATCGCCAACTCGATCCTCATCAAGATCAACCAGATCGGCACGCTCACCGAGACCTTCGCCGCCGTCGAGCTGGCCAAGCGCTCCGGCTACACCTCGGTCATCTCGCATCGTTCGGGCGAGACGGAGGATTCCACCATTGCCGACATCGCGGTGGGCCTCAATGCGCTGCAGATCAAGACCGGCTCGCTCTCGCGCTCCGACCGCATCGCCAAATACAACCAGCTCCTGCGCATCGAGGAGGATCTCGGCGATACCGTGAGCTACCCCGGCCGCAACGCTTTCTACAACCTGCGGAAGTAA
- the ftsB gene encoding cell division protein FtsB, with protein MRWPTLVLVALILLLQYPLWLGKGGWLRVWEVDRQLAAQRETNQKLETRNAGLDAEVRDLKSGYEAIEERARYELGYIKPDEVFVQVPQKNP; from the coding sequence ATGCGCTGGCCCACGCTGGTGCTGGTCGCCCTCATCCTCCTGCTGCAGTATCCGCTGTGGCTGGGCAAGGGCGGCTGGCTCAGGGTGTGGGAGGTCGATCGGCAGCTCGCCGCCCAGCGCGAGACCAACCAGAAGCTGGAAACCCGCAATGCCGGCCTCGACGCCGAGGTGCGCGACCTGAAGAGCGGCTACGAGGCCATCGAGGAGCGCGCCCGCTACGAGCTCGGCTACATCAAGCCGGACGAGGTCTTCGTCCAGGTGCCGCAGAAGAATCCCTGA
- a CDS encoding gamma carbonic anhydrase family protein yields MALYALGERRPELRGDCWVAENASVIGSVVIEDGASVWFNVVVRGDNDLITIGAGSNVQDGAVLHTDAGIRLTLGSSVLVGHQAMLHGCTIGEGTLVGIQAIILNNAVIGKECLIGAGALIPEGKVIPDRSLVMGSPGKVVRQLDDQEAAMIRLGCVQYTERARRYKRELQRLPE; encoded by the coding sequence ATGGCCCTTTACGCACTGGGCGAGCGCCGGCCCGAACTGCGCGGCGACTGCTGGGTGGCGGAGAACGCCAGCGTGATCGGCTCGGTCGTGATCGAGGACGGCGCCAGCGTCTGGTTCAATGTCGTCGTCCGTGGCGACAACGACCTGATCACCATCGGCGCAGGCAGCAACGTGCAGGACGGCGCCGTGCTGCACACCGACGCCGGCATCCGGCTGACGCTCGGCTCGAGCGTGCTGGTCGGCCACCAGGCCATGCTGCACGGCTGCACGATCGGCGAAGGCACGCTCGTCGGCATCCAGGCCATCATCCTCAACAACGCCGTGATCGGCAAGGAATGCCTGATCGGCGCCGGCGCCCTCATCCCGGAGGGCAAGGTCATCCCCGACCGCTCGCTGGTGATGGGTTCCCCCGGCAAGGTGGTGCGCCAGCTCGACGACCAGGAGGCGGCCATGATCCGCCTTGGTTGCGTTCAATACACCGAGCGCGCCCGCCGCTACAAGCGGGAGTTGCAGCGGCTGCCCGAGTAA
- a CDS encoding ACT domain-containing protein, producing the protein MSADTFLVLTVIGDDRPGLVGELSAAIAAHQGNWLESSMSHLAGKFAGILRVAVPAAQAEALKAALGRLAALKVMTEAAAEKSAPAGRRLKLALIGHDRIGIVREVSQVLAKHAVNVEKLETHTASAPMSAETLFHAQAELFAGTGLDARILKAELERLSDDLMVDITLDETI; encoded by the coding sequence ATGTCCGCTGACACCTTCCTCGTCCTCACCGTCATCGGCGACGACCGGCCCGGCCTGGTCGGCGAGCTCTCCGCCGCCATCGCCGCCCACCAGGGCAACTGGCTGGAGTCCTCGATGTCCCACCTTGCCGGCAAGTTCGCCGGCATCCTCAGGGTGGCCGTGCCCGCCGCGCAGGCGGAAGCGCTGAAGGCCGCGCTCGGCCGCCTCGCCGCCCTCAAGGTGATGACCGAAGCTGCCGCGGAAAAGTCAGCCCCCGCAGGACGGCGCCTGAAGCTTGCCCTGATCGGTCACGACCGCATCGGCATCGTCCGCGAAGTCTCGCAAGTTCTGGCCAAACATGCCGTCAACGTCGAGAAGCTGGAGACGCACACCGCCAGCGCGCCGATGTCGGCGGAGACCCTGTTCCACGCCCAGGCCGAGCTCTTCGCCGGTACCGGCCTCGACGCGCGGATACTGAAAGCCGAACTGGAACGGCTCTCGGACGACCTGATGGTCGACATCACGCTGGACGAAACCATTTAA
- the gcvP gene encoding aminomethyl-transferring glycine dehydrogenase, which yields MATRTPLSALEQRDEFIARHIGPDASETATMLAAVGAASLDELIGQTVPDSIRLAGPLALPGPLREHEALAKLKAIAARNIVGKSLIGMGYHDTLTPKVILRNLLENPGWYTAYTPYQAEIAQGRLEALLNYQQMVIDLTGMALANASLLDEATAAAEAMTMARRASKSKSNAFFVDAACFPQTLDVVRTRAGFFGYELIVGPAADAAKHDVFGALLQYPNDAGECVDLTDVIAKLKVSGCVTAVATDLMALVLLKSPGAMGADIALGSSQRFGVPMGYGGPHAAFFACRDEHKRAVPGRIIGVSVDARGKRALRMALQTREQHIRREKANSNICTSQVLLANIAGMYAVYHGPQGLKTIAGRIHRLTGILAAGLKAAGVKVRTQRWFDTLQVETKADVPGFNLRIVSDGVRGISLNEKTTREDVAALLKAITGRDADIDALDAQAAADDPLEGLLREDAILSHPVFSAHHTEHEMLRYLRRLQNKDLALDHSMISLGSCTMKLNAASEMIPVTWPEFGDLHPFAPADQAAGYAEMIGLLADWLKAVTGFDAICIQPNSGAQGEYAGLVAIRRYQAAQGESHRNICLIPKSAHGTNPATAQMCGLQVVVVDCDENGNVDVADLKAKAGSHAANLSCLMITYPSTHGVFEEAVKEVCAIVHRHGGQVYMDGANLNAQVGLTSPASIGADVSHMNLHKTFAIPHGGGGPGMGPIGLKAHLAPHAPGHLLAADRVGAQGAVSAAPFGSASILPISWMYIAMLGGPGLKCATEYAILNANYVAACLKDHYPVLYTGKNGRVAHECILDIRAIKAATGIAEIDIAKRLMDYGFHAPTVSFPVAGTIMVEPTESESKGELDRFIAALISIREEIRKVENGAWPADDNPLKRAPHTQADLADAEWSRPYTRHEAAFPLPWVVENKFWPSVNRIDDVYGDRNLFCACPPLEEYDNVR from the coding sequence ATGGCAACCCGCACTCCGCTTTCCGCGCTCGAGCAGCGCGACGAATTCATCGCCCGCCACATCGGTCCCGATGCCAGCGAGACCGCTACCATGCTGGCCGCCGTCGGCGCCGCCAGTCTCGACGAACTGATCGGCCAGACCGTGCCCGACTCGATCCGCCTCGCCGGGCCGCTCGCCCTGCCCGGCCCGCTGCGCGAGCACGAGGCGCTGGCGAAACTGAAGGCCATCGCCGCCAGGAACATCGTCGGGAAGTCGCTCATCGGCATGGGCTACCACGACACCCTGACGCCCAAGGTGATCCTGAGGAACCTGCTGGAGAATCCCGGCTGGTACACCGCCTACACGCCCTACCAGGCGGAGATCGCCCAGGGCCGCCTGGAGGCGCTGCTCAACTACCAGCAGATGGTGATCGACCTCACCGGCATGGCGCTCGCCAACGCCTCGCTGCTCGACGAGGCCACTGCCGCGGCGGAAGCCATGACCATGGCGCGGCGCGCCTCCAAGTCGAAGTCCAACGCCTTCTTCGTCGACGCCGCCTGCTTCCCGCAGACGCTCGACGTGGTGAGGACGCGCGCCGGCTTCTTCGGCTATGAGCTGATCGTCGGTCCGGCGGCGGACGCCGCCAAGCACGACGTCTTCGGCGCCCTGCTGCAGTACCCGAACGACGCCGGCGAGTGCGTCGACCTCACGGACGTCATCGCCAAACTGAAAGTCAGCGGCTGCGTGACGGCGGTGGCGACAGACCTGATGGCGCTGGTGCTGCTCAAGTCGCCCGGCGCCATGGGCGCCGACATCGCGCTCGGCTCCTCGCAGCGCTTCGGCGTGCCGATGGGCTACGGCGGCCCGCACGCCGCCTTCTTCGCCTGCCGCGACGAGCACAAGCGCGCCGTGCCGGGCCGCATCATCGGGGTCTCGGTGGATGCGCGCGGCAAGCGGGCCCTGCGCATGGCGCTGCAGACGCGCGAGCAGCACATCCGCCGCGAGAAGGCCAACTCCAACATCTGCACCTCGCAGGTGCTGCTCGCCAACATCGCCGGCATGTACGCCGTCTACCACGGCCCGCAGGGCCTGAAGACCATCGCGGGCCGCATCCACCGCCTTACCGGCATCCTCGCCGCCGGGCTGAAGGCGGCGGGGGTGAAGGTGCGGACGCAGCGCTGGTTCGACACGCTGCAGGTCGAGACCAAGGCGGACGTGCCGGGCTTCAACCTGCGCATCGTCTCCGACGGCGTGCGCGGCATTTCACTCAACGAGAAGACCACGCGCGAAGACGTCGCCGCCCTGCTGAAGGCCATCACAGGCAGGGACGCTGACATTGACGCACTCGACGCCCAGGCGGCCGCCGACGATCCGCTCGAAGGCCTCTTGCGCGAGGATGCCATCCTCTCCCACCCGGTGTTCAGCGCGCACCACACCGAGCACGAGATGCTGCGCTACCTGAGGCGCCTGCAGAACAAGGACCTCGCCCTCGACCACTCGATGATCTCGCTCGGCTCCTGCACCATGAAGCTCAACGCCGCCAGCGAGATGATCCCGGTGACCTGGCCGGAGTTCGGCGACCTGCATCCCTTCGCGCCGGCCGATCAGGCCGCCGGCTACGCCGAGATGATCGGGCTGCTCGCCGACTGGCTGAAGGCCGTCACCGGCTTCGACGCCATCTGCATCCAGCCCAACTCCGGCGCACAGGGCGAATATGCCGGCCTCGTCGCCATCCGCCGCTACCAGGCGGCGCAGGGGGAAAGCCACCGAAACATCTGCCTGATCCCGAAATCGGCGCACGGCACGAACCCGGCGACGGCGCAGATGTGCGGCCTGCAGGTGGTGGTGGTGGATTGCGACGAGAATGGCAACGTTGACGTCGCCGACCTGAAGGCGAAGGCCGGGAGCCACGCGGCCAACCTCTCCTGCCTGATGATCACCTACCCGTCCACCCACGGCGTCTTCGAGGAGGCGGTGAAGGAGGTCTGCGCGATCGTGCATCGGCACGGCGGCCAGGTGTACATGGACGGCGCCAACCTCAACGCCCAGGTCGGACTCACCTCGCCTGCCAGCATCGGTGCCGACGTCAGCCACATGAACCTGCACAAGACCTTCGCCATTCCGCACGGCGGCGGCGGGCCGGGCATGGGGCCGATCGGCCTCAAGGCCCACCTCGCGCCCCACGCCCCCGGCCACCTGCTGGCGGCGGACCGCGTGGGCGCGCAAGGGGCCGTCAGTGCGGCACCCTTCGGCTCGGCCTCCATCCTGCCGATCTCCTGGATGTACATCGCCATGCTCGGCGGCCCCGGTCTCAAGTGCGCCACCGAGTACGCCATCCTCAACGCCAACTACGTCGCCGCGTGCCTGAAGGACCACTACCCGGTGCTGTACACGGGAAAGAACGGCCGCGTCGCCCACGAGTGCATCCTCGACATCCGCGCCATCAAGGCGGCGACGGGCATCGCGGAAATCGACATCGCCAAGCGCCTGATGGACTACGGCTTCCACGCGCCGACGGTGAGCTTCCCGGTGGCCGGCACCATCATGGTCGAACCGACCGAGTCGGAATCGAAGGGCGAACTCGACCGCTTCATCGCCGCGCTCATCTCCATCCGCGAGGAAATCCGCAAGGTCGAGAACGGCGCCTGGCCGGCCGACGACAATCCGCTCAAGCGCGCGCCGCACACCCAGGCCGACCTCGCCGACGCCGAATGGAGTCGTCCGTATACGCGCCACGAAGCCGCCTTCCCGCTGCCCTGGGTGGTGGAGAACAAGTTCTGGCCCTCTGTGAACCGCATCGACGACGTGTACGGCGACCGCAACCTGTTCTGCGCCTGCCCGCCCCTGGAGGAATACGACAATGTCCGCTGA
- the gcvH gene encoding glycine cleavage system protein GcvH: MNVPADLKYAKSHEWARLADDGLVTVGITDHAQEALGDIVFLELPAVGRKVAAGEECAVVESVKAASDIYAPIAGEVVAVNQAAADAPESVNQDAYAAWLFKLKPDNVADLDGLLDAAAYAKVAAEG, encoded by the coding sequence ATGAACGTACCCGCCGACCTGAAATACGCCAAGTCCCACGAATGGGCGCGCCTCGCCGACGACGGCCTCGTCACCGTCGGCATCACCGACCACGCCCAGGAGGCGCTCGGCGACATCGTCTTCCTCGAGCTGCCCGCAGTCGGCCGCAAGGTCGCAGCCGGCGAGGAATGCGCCGTGGTGGAATCGGTGAAAGCCGCCTCCGACATCTACGCGCCGATCGCCGGCGAGGTCGTCGCCGTCAACCAGGCCGCTGCCGACGCGCCGGAATCGGTGAACCAGGATGCCTACGCCGCCTGGCTGTTCAAGCTGAAGCCGGACAACGTCGCCGACCTCGACGGCCTGCTCGACGCCGCCGCCTACGCCAAGGTCGCCGCCGAAGGCTGA
- the gcvT gene encoding glycine cleavage system aminomethyltransferase GcvT, which yields MAKQTPLYATHVRLGGKMVDFAGWDMPLHYGSQVEEHHFVRRDAGMFDVSHMLALDLEGAGAHDLLHKLIANNVDKLTVPGRALYSCMLNPQGGVIDDLIVYFFRPDFYRVVVNAGTADKDLAWISQHAGSVSVKPRRDLAMIAVQGPNARTKAWAALPGSEAASSGLKPFHAAWFDDILIARTGYTGEDGFELMIPVERAAATWDALLDAGVKPAGLGARDTLRLEAGMALYGQDMDEQVSPLEAGLAWTVDLDAPRNFIGKSVLAGRRPDKQTLGLLLVDKGVLRAHQKVIAAQGEGEITSGTFSPTMNRSIALARLPAAVAVGDTVEVEIRDKRLKATVVKPPFVRNGKVLIQGN from the coding sequence ATGGCCAAACAAACTCCGCTTTACGCAACCCACGTCCGCCTCGGCGGCAAGATGGTCGATTTCGCCGGCTGGGACATGCCGCTGCATTACGGCTCGCAGGTCGAGGAACACCACTTCGTCCGCCGCGATGCCGGCATGTTCGACGTATCGCACATGCTCGCCCTCGACCTCGAGGGCGCCGGCGCCCACGACCTGCTGCACAAGCTGATCGCCAACAACGTCGACAAGCTGACCGTGCCCGGCCGCGCGCTGTATTCCTGCATGCTCAACCCGCAGGGCGGCGTCATCGACGACCTCATCGTCTATTTCTTCCGGCCGGATTTCTACCGCGTCGTGGTCAACGCCGGCACCGCCGACAAGGACCTCGCCTGGATCAGCCAGCATGCCGGCAGCGTCTCGGTGAAGCCGCGCCGCGACCTCGCCATGATCGCCGTGCAGGGGCCGAACGCGCGCACCAAGGCCTGGGCCGCCCTGCCCGGCTCGGAAGCCGCCAGCAGCGGGCTGAAGCCCTTTCACGCCGCCTGGTTCGACGACATCCTGATCGCCCGCACCGGCTACACCGGCGAGGACGGTTTCGAACTGATGATTCCCGTCGAGCGCGCCGCGGCAACCTGGGACGCCCTGCTCGACGCCGGCGTGAAGCCCGCCGGGCTCGGCGCGCGCGACACCCTGCGCCTCGAAGCCGGCATGGCCCTCTACGGCCAGGACATGGATGAGCAGGTCTCGCCGCTCGAGGCGGGGCTGGCGTGGACGGTCGATCTCGACGCACCGCGCAACTTCATCGGAAAGTCAGTCCTGGCGGGACGGCGTCCCGACAAGCAGACCCTTGGCCTGCTGCTCGTCGACAAGGGCGTGCTGCGCGCTCATCAGAAGGTGATCGCGGCGCAGGGCGAGGGCGAGATCACCAGCGGCACCTTCTCGCCGACCATGAACCGCTCCATCGCCCTGGCGCGCCTGCCTGCGGCCGTCGCCGTCGGCGACACGGTCGAGGTGGAGATCCGCGACAAACGCCTGAAGGCGACGGTGGTCAAGCCGCCCTTCGTGCGCAACGGAAAAGTTTTGATTCAAGGCAATTAA